From Chryseobacterium gallinarum, one genomic window encodes:
- the cobT gene encoding nicotinate-nucleotide--dimethylbenzimidazole phosphoribosyltransferase, with the protein MLSSELQHKIDFKTKPLGALGQLEYLAHKIGMVQKTTSPGLVKPHMVVFAADHGIATAGVSAYPQEVTYQMVMNFLSGGAAINVFCKQNGIEITIVDAGVNFDFPQGLPLQDKKVRKSSRNILEEPAMTSEEYLQSLENGRQVVREIAGSGCNIIGFGEMGIGNTSASSLMMSQLFNLPIVSCIGRGTGLNDDQLQNKINILTAAIEKYPDLAAPDEIARTFGGLEIAQMIGAMEEAFHQDMLIMVDGFIATIAIATAWKKNSQILNNCIFCHVSDENAHLQLIELLGQKALLNLNLRLGEGTGCALAYPLLQSAVNFLNEMSSFEDAHVSNKE; encoded by the coding sequence ATGTTATCATCAGAATTACAGCACAAAATTGATTTCAAAACAAAACCTTTAGGAGCATTGGGACAGCTTGAATATCTGGCCCACAAAATCGGAATGGTTCAGAAGACCACTTCACCCGGATTGGTAAAACCCCATATGGTTGTTTTTGCAGCCGACCATGGAATTGCTACAGCGGGAGTGAGTGCCTATCCGCAGGAAGTAACATACCAGATGGTGATGAATTTTTTGAGTGGTGGAGCAGCGATTAATGTTTTCTGTAAACAAAACGGTATTGAAATTACAATTGTAGATGCCGGAGTTAATTTTGATTTTCCTCAGGGACTGCCTTTACAAGATAAAAAAGTAAGAAAATCCAGTCGTAACATTCTAGAAGAACCTGCCATGACTTCTGAAGAATATCTTCAGTCCCTTGAAAATGGCCGGCAGGTAGTGAGAGAAATTGCAGGAAGTGGTTGTAATATTATTGGCTTTGGAGAGATGGGGATCGGGAATACTTCCGCTTCTTCACTGATGATGAGTCAATTGTTTAACCTGCCTATAGTGAGCTGTATCGGGCGTGGTACCGGGTTGAATGATGATCAGTTACAGAATAAAATCAATATTTTAACGGCGGCGATAGAAAAGTATCCGGATCTAGCAGCTCCAGATGAAATTGCCAGGACTTTTGGCGGGCTTGAAATTGCCCAGATGATCGGTGCAATGGAAGAGGCCTTTCATCAGGATATGCTGATAATGGTAGACGGTTTTATTGCAACCATTGCGATTGCTACTGCATGGAAAAAGAATTCTCAAATCCTTAATAACTGTATTTTCTGCCATGTAAGCGATGAAAATGCCCATCTTCAGCTGATAGAACTGCTGGGACAGAAAGCTTTACTCAATCTGAATTTGCGTTTGGGAGAAGGAACAGGCTGTGCACTGGCGTATCCGTTACTTCAAAGTGCTGTTAATTTCCTGAATGAAATGTCAAGTTTTGAAGATGCCCATGTTTCAAATAAAGAATAG
- a CDS encoding adenosylcobinamide-GDP ribazoletransferase, with protein MKTIKNELIYFATALMFFTRIPVPFTIPYSGEIMNKSQKYFAWVGLLVGLINAVFLYLFTQLFNLEIGIVLMMISSVLLTGAFHEDGFTDMCDSFGGGYGKEKILTIMKDSRVGAYGTIGIILLFALKFFSIQALGTVDLMKTLSIVILAHTSSRFISGTMIYTHQYVTDIDVSKSKPLANKPLDGMALLVGFISVLISFVLIPDWRLVLAFALAYLGKMSMGWYFKKHIGGYTGDCLGSVQQVCEVLFYLGTIIAWKFI; from the coding sequence ATGAAAACCATAAAGAATGAATTGATTTACTTTGCGACAGCATTAATGTTTTTCACCAGAATTCCGGTTCCGTTTACCATTCCGTATTCCGGTGAAATCATGAATAAATCTCAAAAATATTTTGCCTGGGTCGGATTATTGGTCGGATTGATCAATGCGGTATTTCTTTATCTTTTTACGCAGCTTTTTAACCTGGAAATAGGGATTGTGCTAATGATGATTAGTAGTGTTTTACTGACGGGGGCATTCCACGAAGATGGCTTCACAGATATGTGCGACAGCTTTGGAGGCGGATACGGGAAAGAAAAAATTCTTACCATTATGAAAGATAGCAGGGTAGGAGCTTACGGAACCATTGGAATTATCCTGTTGTTTGCTTTGAAATTTTTCAGTATTCAGGCTCTGGGAACGGTTGATCTGATGAAGACTCTGTCAATTGTTATCCTGGCACATACTTCAAGCCGTTTTATTTCAGGAACGATGATTTATACCCACCAGTATGTGACGGATATAGATGTCAGCAAATCAAAACCTTTGGCGAATAAACCATTGGATGGGATGGCATTACTGGTTGGCTTTATCAGTGTTTTAATTTCTTTTGTCCTGATCCCTGACTGGCGCTTGGTGCTGGCTTTCGCACTCGCTTATTTGGGGAAGATGAGCATGGGCTGGTATTTTAAAAAGCATATCGGTGGCTATACCGGAGACTGCCTGGGGTCGGTACAGCAGGTGTGCGAAGTTTTATTTTATCTCGGAACAATTATCGCATGGAAATTCATCTGA
- the cobC gene encoding alpha-ribazole phosphatase family protein: MEIHLIRHTAVDNPENLCYGFAEMPLRGNYTKDCEKLDLDEEFDLVISSPSLRCRLLADYFKFDYTTDARLREMNFGNWELKKWTEIPEEEINPWYQDFVNVKASGGENLLEMQTRVLSFWNELIKKKNTGKVLIITHAGAIRLILQSILQFPLENMFSIQIDYGKKVIIKAEGSLFSVYKVNS; this comes from the coding sequence ATGGAAATTCATCTGATTCGGCATACAGCTGTAGATAATCCTGAAAACCTCTGTTATGGTTTTGCTGAAATGCCTTTGCGTGGAAACTATACTAAAGATTGTGAAAAGCTTGACCTGGATGAAGAGTTTGATCTTGTCATTTCAAGTCCTTCGCTGCGGTGCCGCCTTCTTGCTGATTATTTCAAATTTGATTATACGACAGATGCTCGGTTGAGGGAGATGAACTTCGGAAACTGGGAGCTGAAAAAATGGACTGAAATCCCTGAAGAAGAAATCAATCCCTGGTATCAGGACTTTGTTAATGTAAAAGCTTCGGGAGGAGAAAATTTGCTTGAAATGCAGACCCGTGTGCTTAGCTTTTGGAATGAATTGATTAAGAAAAAGAATACCGGGAAAGTCCTGATTATTACCCATGCAGGGGCCATCCGCCTGATACTTCAGTCAATTTTGCAATTTCCGCTCGAAAATATGTTCAGCATACAGATTGATTATGGAAAGAAGGTAATTATTAAAGCAGAAGGATCGTTATTTTCAGTTTATAAAGTAAATAGTTAG